The following nucleotide sequence is from Pseudonocardia abyssalis.
CCTTCGTCCGGGCGCGCAGCATCAGGAGGAGACGCGGCCGAGGTAACGCCCGTCGCGGGTGTCCACCTTGACCTTCTCGCCGGTGGTGACGAACAGCGGCACCTGGATCTCGGCACCGGTCTCCAGCGTGGCCGGCTTCGTGCCGCCGGTGGAGCGGTCGCCCTGCAGGCCGGGGTCGGTGTGGCTGATGACCAGCTCGACCGACGTCGGCAGCTCGACGAACAGCGGCACGCTCTCGTGCAGCGCGACCATCGCGACCTGGTTCTCCAGCAGGTACCCCGCGGCCGTGCCGACGGTGTTCTCCGGGATCGGGATCTGGTCGAACGTGTCGCCGTCCATGAACACGAAGTCGGAGCCGTCGCGGTAGAGGAAGGTCATGTCGCGCTTGTCGACGGTGGCGGTCTCGACCTTGGTGCCCGCGTTGAAGGTCTTGTCGACGACCTTCCCGGTCATGACGTTCTTCAGCGTCGTGCGCACGAACGCGCCACCCTTGCCGGGCTTGACGTGCTGGAACGCCGTGACCGCCCAGAGCTGGCCGTCCAGGTTGAGCACCAGGCCGTTCTTCAGGTCGTTCGTGGTGGCCACGTGAGCAAGTCTCCTGCGTCGTATCGGGGGCGCGCAGCTCGTCCAGAGGTGGGAGGCGCGCCGGTGTCCTCGCGGACGGCGCCGCGAGGCACCGTCGTCCGGCGGCCAGGGTACCCGGGTCAGACCTCGAGCAGCTCCCTGGTGGTCCGGGTCAGCGCTTCGGACCCCCCGTCGCGGACGAGGAGGGTGTCCTCGATGCGCACGCCGCCGCGGCCCTCCAGGTACACCCCGGGCTCGACGGTGACGGTCATGCCTGCGGCGAGCGTGCCCACCCCCGTGCGGGCGAGTGCCGGGGCCTCGTGGATCTGCAGGCCGACACCGTGCCCGAGGCCGTGCAGGAACTCCTCCCCCAGCCCGGCCTCGACGCACACGTCGCGGGCGGCGGCGTCGACCGCGACGACGTCGGCCCCGGGGACCAGCGCCGCGCGACCGGCCCACTGGGCGGCCGCGACGAGCGCGTGCAGCTCCCGCTGCCAGTCGGCCGCCTGCCCGAGGACGACCGTCCGCGTGATGTCGGAGTGGTAGCCGTCGACGAGCGCGCCGAAGTCCATCTTCACGAGGTCGCCCGTGCGGAGCACGGCGTCGCCTGCGCGGTGATGCGGCACCGCGGAGTGCGCGCCGAAGGCCACGATCGTCTCGAACGCCGGGCCCTGCGCGCCGAGGCGCCGCATCCGGTTCTCCAGGTCCAGCGCGACGTCCCGCTCGGTGCGCCCGGCGACGAGCCCGCCGTCGGCGAGCAGCCCGGCCAGCGCGGCGTCGGCGGCGGTGCACGCTGCCCGCAGCGCGTCGACCTCGTCGTCGTCCTTCACCAGCCGCAGCCGCTGCACCAGTCCGGGCGCGCGGTGCAGGTCGACGCCGTCGGCCGCCGCGGCGAGCGCGGTGCAGGCGTCGACGGTGACCGCGTCGGACTCGAACCCGAGCCGCCGGATCCCGAGGTCGTGCGCGGCGGCGGCGACCGCGGTCGCGGTGGCGCGGTCCTCGATCCGCTCCAGGTCGGGCACCTGCGTGTCGGCCTGGGTGCGGTAGCGGCCGTCGGTGCCGAACCGGCTCGCGGCGTCTCCGTCGGCGTGCACGAGCAGCGCGGCGTTCGAGCCCGTGAACCCGGTGAGGTAGCGGATGTTGACCAGGTCCGTGACCAGCAGCGCGTCGACCTCGCGCTCGGCCAGCAGGGTGCGCAGCGCGGCGCGGCGGGCGGTGGGGGGCACGGCCCCACGGTAGTGAGGTGTGGGCCGGGACGCTCCCGGGTACATCCCGTCATGAGAATCGGATCGAGCATCGGACTGATCGCGATCGGGCTGATCCTCGCCCTCGCCGTGAGCATCGACATCGACGGCATCGACCTGCAGCTCATCGGCTGGATCCTCGCCGTCGTCGGCGTCATCGGTCTGATCGCGAGCCTGGCGATGGCCCGGCGCGCGCGTCCCGTGATCGCCCCCCGCGCGGAGGTGTACCCGCCGGAGCGCGACCCGCGCTACTGATCCCGCGCGGTCAGTCCCGTCCGGCGATCCAGCGCAGCGCGAGGGCGTAGCCGCGGACACCGAGGCCGACGACCACCCCGTCGGCCACGCCCGAGATGTAGGAGTGGTGGCGGAACTCCTCGCGCTTGTGCACGTTCGAGATGTGCACCTCGACCAGCGGCGCGGTGAGCTGTGCGCAGGCGTCCCGCACGGCCACGGAGGTGTGCGTCCACGCGCCCGCGTTGAGCACGACGGGCGTGCCGGCGTCGGCCGCGCCGTGCAGCCAGCCGAGCAGCTCGCCCTCGTGGTCGGTCTGGCGCACCTCGACCGACAGGCCCAGCTCCTCCCCCGCGCGTTCGCACAGCGTGACGAGGTCGGAGTAGGTCGTGGTGCCGTAGACCGCGGGCTCGCGGGTGCCGAGACGGCCGAGGTTGGGGCCGTTGAGGACGAGGACGTTCATACGCTGATCATCGCGTAGGCCGTCTCCAGGAGCGCGGGCTCGGGGCCCTCCAGCCGCCCGGGCCGGGCGAGGCCGTCGAGGACGACGAACCGCAGCATCCCCGAGCGCGACTTCTTGTCGCCGCGCATGGTCTCGACCAGCTCCGGGAGCACGCCCGGCTCGTAGCGGACGGGGAGGCCGACGGACTCGAGCACCGCGCGGTGGCGGTCTGCGGTGGCGTCGTCGAGCCGCCCCGCCGCGCGGGCGAGCTCCGCGGCGAACACCAGCCCGACGCTGACGGCGTTGCCGTGGCGCCACCGGTAGTCCTCGCGGCGCTCGACGGCGTGGCCCAGCGTGTGCCCGTAGTTGAGGATCTCCCGCAGGTGCGACTCGCGCAGGTCGGCCGCGACGACGTCGGCCTTGACCTGGATCGAGCGGCGGACCAGCTCGGGCAGGACGTCGCCGGTGGGGTCGAGCGCCGCCTTCGGGTCGCGCTCGACGAGCTCGAGGATCACCGGGTCGGCGATGAACCCGGTCTTGAGGATCTCCGCGCTTCCCGCGACCAGCTCGTCGGCGGGCAGGGTCTCCAGCGTGGCGAGGTCGACGAGCACCGCGGACGGCTCGTGGAAGGCGCCGACGAGGTTCTTGCCCGCGGCGGTGTTGATGCCGGTCTTGCCGCCGACGGCCGCGTCGACCATCGCGAGCAGCGTGGTGGGCACGTGCACGACCCGCACCCCACGCATCCACGCCGAGGCGACGAACCCGGCGAGATCGGTGACGGCGCCGCCGCCCAGTGACACGACGACGTCGCCGCGCGTGAGCCCGACCGTGCCGCAGACCTCCCAGCAGAACCCCGCGACGGTCAACGTCTTGCCGTCCTCGGCGTCGGGCACCTCGACGCGGTGGGCGTCGACCCCGGCCGCGACCAGGTCGGCCCGCATCCGCTCCGCGCGGTCGGCCAGCGTCGGCTGGTGCACGATCACGGCCTTCTCCGCTCCGAGCCCGGTGACGGTGCCCACCAGCTCGTCCGACACCCCCCGTCCGACGAGCACGGGGTAGGGCGAGCCACTGGCGACGTCGATCCGGATCACGGGTCCACCCTATCCGCGGGGCCGCTAGTCCTCCGTTGCTCGCACGGGGTGCGGCAGCAGTGTGCTCTCGTGCGGCGTCGGGACGTCGAGGGGGTTCGCGGGGTCGGCGGGCGGCTCGGGCGTGTCCGGCGGGATCTCGCCCAGCGCGAGCAGCACGGCCCTGACCACCTGGTTGGCGCTGCGGCGCCCGGTGTCGACCTCGACCGTCGCGACCTCCCGGTAGAGCGGCGCGCGGGCGTCGAGGAGGGCCTTGAACGTGGCGCGCGGGTTGACCCCGGCGAGCAGCGGGCGGGCGCCCGACATGCCGGTGCGGCGCAGGCCGTCGGCGAGCCCGACCGTCAGGAGCACGACCCGGTGGCCGCGCAGCGCGGCGCGCGTCTGCGGCGCCAGCACCGACCCGCCGCCCAGCGCGAGCACCCCGTCGACGGTGTCGAGCGCGTCCGCGACGACCTCGCGCTCCAGCGCGCGGAACGCGTCCTCGCCGTCGTGCAGGAACATGTCGGCGATCGGCTTCCCGGCCCGTTCGACGATCAGCGCGTCGACGTCGGTGAAGCCGACGCCGAGCCGGCGGGCGAGCACCTTGCCGACGGTCGTCTTGCCGGCGCCGGGCGGGCCGACGAGCACCAGCCTCGGGCGGAGTGGGGCGGTCATCGGTCGAGCGTAGTGACCGGGCCGGGACCATCGCGCCGGCACCGCCCGGTGACCCTCCGCGCCCCCTCCCGTCGACCGACCCGGTGGCGCGATAGCCTCCCGTGGCGTCGATGCGGCGCACGGTGACGACTCCCGCCCCGCGGCCCGGGGTGATCGCACGATCGGAGAACCGGCGTGGACCACGGCGAACAGGACCACCGGCTCCCCCCGCGGCGCGAGCAGCTCCCGCTCCCCCGCCGCGACGGCCGGTCCCACCTCGAACCGCAGCTGCGCGACCCCCGTGGCTCCGGCTCCGGCACCCCCTTCGCGGCGTTCGACGCGGGCTCCGGGCTCGAGGCCGGACCCGGCGGATCCGCGGCCGACGCCTCTCCGGGCGACGCCTCTCCGGGCGACGACGGCCCGGCCGGTCGTGCAGGTACCGGCGCGGACGATCCCATCGGCACCGCCCCGCCGGAGAGCCGCGCCGCGATCTTCCGCGCCGCCGTCCGCAGGGCCGTCGACCGGTCGTCGCGCCGCACCGGCTGACCCGTCCCGGTCCTCCGCGCCGGTCCCCGGCGCGCACGACCGTCACCGTAGTGGTGGACGCGGTGATCAGCGGTGTGGAACGGGGTGCGGGCCGGGACCCGCCCCCTGTTCCGAGACGCTGATCACCAGCCGGGCACGCGGACGCGATCGACGTCAGAGGGGTCGGCGGCCCGCGACAGCCCTCCTCCGTCGATCTCGTGGCGGGGCGACGGTGCCCGGTCCCCTCGACGTGACGACCGCCCGGCCCGCCGTGGAGGGTCAGGCGTGCGCGGCCCGGTAGGACGCGACGTTGCGGCGGGTCTCGTCGAGCGAGTCGCCCCCGAACTTCTCCAGCGCCGCCTCGGCCAGCACCAGTGCCACCATCGACTCGGCGACGACACCGGCCCGCGGGACCGCGCACGCGTCGGAGCGCTGGTGGATCGCGGTGGCCTCCTCGCCGGTGGCGGTGTCGATGGTGCGCAGGGCCCGGGGCACGGTGGAGATCGGCTTCATCG
It contains:
- the efp gene encoding elongation factor P; amino-acid sequence: MATTNDLKNGLVLNLDGQLWAVTAFQHVKPGKGGAFVRTTLKNVMTGKVVDKTFNAGTKVETATVDKRDMTFLYRDGSDFVFMDGDTFDQIPIPENTVGTAAGYLLENQVAMVALHESVPLFVELPTSVELVISHTDPGLQGDRSTGGTKPATLETGAEIQVPLFVTTGEKVKVDTRDGRYLGRVSS
- a CDS encoding M24 family metallopeptidase; translated protein: MPPTARRAALRTLLAEREVDALLVTDLVNIRYLTGFTGSNAALLVHADGDAASRFGTDGRYRTQADTQVPDLERIEDRATATAVAAAAHDLGIRRLGFESDAVTVDACTALAAAADGVDLHRAPGLVQRLRLVKDDDEVDALRAACTAADAALAGLLADGGLVAGRTERDVALDLENRMRRLGAQGPAFETIVAFGAHSAVPHHRAGDAVLRTGDLVKMDFGALVDGYHSDITRTVVLGQAADWQRELHALVAAAQWAGRAALVPGADVVAVDAAARDVCVEAGLGEEFLHGLGHGVGLQIHEAPALARTGVGTLAAGMTVTVEPGVYLEGRGGVRIEDTLLVRDGGSEALTRTTRELLEV
- a CDS encoding DUF6458 family protein; this translates as MRIGSSIGLIAIGLILALAVSIDIDGIDLQLIGWILAVVGVIGLIASLAMARRARPVIAPRAEVYPPERDPRY
- the aroQ gene encoding type II 3-dehydroquinate dehydratase, giving the protein MNVLVLNGPNLGRLGTREPAVYGTTTYSDLVTLCERAGEELGLSVEVRQTDHEGELLGWLHGAADAGTPVVLNAGAWTHTSVAVRDACAQLTAPLVEVHISNVHKREEFRHHSYISGVADGVVVGLGVRGYALALRWIAGRD
- the aroB gene encoding 3-dehydroquinate synthase; protein product: MIRIDVASGSPYPVLVGRGVSDELVGTVTGLGAEKAVIVHQPTLADRAERMRADLVAAGVDAHRVEVPDAEDGKTLTVAGFCWEVCGTVGLTRGDVVVSLGGGAVTDLAGFVASAWMRGVRVVHVPTTLLAMVDAAVGGKTGINTAAGKNLVGAFHEPSAVLVDLATLETLPADELVAGSAEILKTGFIADPVILELVERDPKAALDPTGDVLPELVRRSIQVKADVVAADLRESHLREILNYGHTLGHAVERREDYRWRHGNAVSVGLVFAAELARAAGRLDDATADRHRAVLESVGLPVRYEPGVLPELVETMRGDKKSRSGMLRFVVLDGLARPGRLEGPEPALLETAYAMISV
- a CDS encoding shikimate kinase, which produces MTAPLRPRLVLVGPPGAGKTTVGKVLARRLGVGFTDVDALIVERAGKPIADMFLHDGEDAFRALEREVVADALDTVDGVLALGGGSVLAPQTRAALRGHRVVLLTVGLADGLRRTGMSGARPLLAGVNPRATFKALLDARAPLYREVATVEVDTGRRSANQVVRAVLLALGEIPPDTPEPPADPANPLDVPTPHESTLLPHPVRATED